The genomic stretch CTCTGAACGCCTTCCCTGTAGTTGGCCTTGACGGTCGGACCAAACGGGTTGGCGTTGAAGTTCTCGATCATTCCGGCCTTGGAAGCTTCGTAGTTCCTGGCCATGATGCCCGCCCTGTTCTGGAGCTTCGAGGCCCCAGTGGATGCCATCTCCTGTAGAGATCTTGCCATGTTTATCCTCGTAGGTACAGAGCTGCTCTCTTGTATTTATTTGTTGCTGTCGGCAATTGGCGATTAGGTAGCACACCCCGGAGTCCCTATTTAAAGGGGTAGTAGTAATAGTGAGCATACCGATCAACCTTGCCCTGTGCCAGCTCTAGGCTGATACTTTCGGATGATCTGTATTGTGGCATCAACGTCCGCTTTGCTCTCGCACAATCGGGCTACCCTCACCGCCTCTCGTACACTGTTTGAATACCGCTGAACGGATGTCGCGATATATGCAGCAAGCTCTGGCTCCACGCCTGTAGATTTGAGGTAATGCGTGACGACATGGACAAATTGCTGTGGGGTATATGCCGTAAGATGTACAGGCATGAACCGGTCTAGTAGCTCTTTGGGTAATCCTCTTGTAGTATTGGCAGCGGCGAATACCCAACCCATACCAGAGAACGTTTGTGTCAGACTATGCTGCGTCACATGTACCTTACCGCTCTCCATCCAGGTTAGCAATGCAGACAGTTCTTTGCTGGAGTTGATCTTGTCCAACTCGTCTATGATCAGTATTCGCGGCGTTTCAGTAAGTACCTCGCGAATACCTGCTTTTGTCGCACTACCCGCTGTGATTACTGTCGCCCCTAGCGTCTCTAGCGCTAGTAGGAACAGAGACTTAGCGGTTCCTGGTGGACCGATCATGAGGATGTGCACCGGTTTAGATGCCGATAGCGATCGGATGAACAGTCCCTTGAGGTCATCGTACCCTACTATCGAGTTGAATAAGCCTTTTAGGTTATTACCCGACAGTAGGGCGTTCATGGTCTGCTCGCTGGTAGACCGTTCTTCGTCTAGCCGCTTCAGTAATGACTGCGTCTCCTCGGGGTCTATCAGTTGGTAACTCTTCCGTCCGACCTTCTTCACGAACCCCTCTAGTACCAGCTGCTTGACCGGGTGGTATTCAGTCGGTACGTCTAACAGCTGCCACGATACTCTGTACCCTCCGCCAAATGAGCTCTTATCGACTCGGGCCTGCTCCTTAGCTTCGTAGGATGCGATCTTACGGAGCTCTTCGATTAGCAGGGGCTTTGACCTCAGTACATCCAGTTTCTCCATAGTGGAGCACCTCATATATTTTAGTGGCTGTAGACTTGCCGATACCGGGTACCTGGCGTAGCTGGGATATAGGCGCATCGAGTATGCCACGCAATGATCCGAACCGCTCTAAGAGCATGCCTGATAGTTTCGGACCGATGCCATCTAGGCCTTCGAGAACATACCGGACGGTCTCTTCTGGATCCCTGTTCTTTTTGTGGACCCGGAGGGTGAACTCGACTTTCTTGTTGTCTCGGTTCACCGCCCGGTGGAGCTGCTTGAGCATTGCTATAGTCTCGCTCCAACTGTCTGTCCAGTAGACCGGCACGCCCCAAGAGTCTATTACGCTACCCACCGTACCTAGGAGTGCCTGTAAGGGTATACTAGTATCCTCTAGTGCCCCTGATAGAGCACCCTCGATTAGTACTCGTGGGCGGACGTCCTCAGATGCTTTCATCTTTTCGAGTTGGGCGAACAACTGCTTAGACTCTAAGGATGTTACGAAGTTCTTGGCGGTCTTGCGCTCTATAAGGAGTTTCTGCTCGGGACCGACTACTATGAAGTCTCCTGCCCCGAGTGCTCGTACTTCAACTTCTATCTCGGCCTCCTCCAACCTCGGCGCCAGGTCAGCGTGGTTGGTTGCCTCGTTGATGTCGATGATGATCATGCGACATCCTCCGGGTCCAATGGGGGCTGCGTGGATCCGCCGACGAAGCACATCACAGCCGCGGGGCAGTCCTTGCACCACCAACCTACAGTCCGCGGCGGAGGTATGTCTAAGCTGATGTGCTGCTGCATCGTGGTGGCCTTGTCTATCAGCTCTGCCATCACAATGTCTTCAGGCCCTAGCTTGACATCGAACGACCTGATCTTCCCATCAGAGGGGTTCACGTACAGGACGACGGCGCCTTTGACGTCCATGCCCTTTTGTCGGGCTAGCACGGCATAGAAGTTGAGCTGCTTCTTGACGTAGTCGCTGGCGCCGGTGTGCTCAGTGAAGCTCATCTTCTTGTCGTATATGATCCCGTTGGCGAACTCGTCTATGGTGCCTTTAACCCCCAACCCGTCGACTTTTATTTCGTGACTGTTTGGTAGGTGCGGGAACAGAGGTATTGTGTGCAATAGAGTTCCCGTTAGCATCCTGAAGACGGTCTCCGGCTTGAACAGCTCTGGGTGGTACTTCTGGAGGTAGGACTGCCTGAGACAATATCCTACAAGGTCGGTAACGTGTACCTCGCCACTACGATCTTCGTGATGCCACGCCCGGAAGAAGGCCTCGTAGACTGCCTCCTCCCCGATGTGGCAGGCGTCACTACAGTACGCCATTCAATCACGACCAGAGTACGATGCCGTTCTCTATCCGGCCTCCGACGGCTGCTAGCAGGTCCTCCAGTGGGGTCTTCAGCTTCTTCCTGGAATGCCACTCTTGCAGGTCCACGAGCTTGACGCCATCTTTGAACATCTTCTTCATCTGCTCAAGCTCGCCCTTCTCCTTGGCGTCGGTCGGTGCCTTCGCTACAGGAAGTTCGGGTGCCTTTGCCGGAGCAGGTGCCGGAGCAGGTGCTGCGTCTGGTGCGAGCTTGACTCCTGCCGCGGTGATCAGCTGTCCGAGCGGGGTCTGCAGCTTGTTGGTCTGATGCCACAACTGCAGAGACTGTAGATCCAGCTCTTTGAACTGCGCTGCCATGGTCTGTAGCTGAGCTACTTCCCTGGCTAGGTTGTCGGTCTGCTGCTTGGGTACCAGGGTATCGGGCGTCTCAACCTTTTCAAGGTTTGAGACAGTGAATGACCCGTCCTCTTTCTGCTTACCGTTCAGCTTCACCGTGGCACCTTCGAGGTTACCATGCTCCTGTACGAGCTTGGGGCCGAGCGATATCTCTATATCCCCGGTGTTGTCTCCGAAGACATACCGGTGGAACGTCAGCTGTACTGGTATGACTGGACCATGCTCTCTGCACTGACCACCATCTACTTTCTTACTGCACTGAGGGCATCCCTCGTAGCTGAAGTCTTGCATCAGAGGGCCCACGATACCCTCCAATACGATGAACTTCCCTACCTGAATGTCAGCGATCGTTGCTGGTGTCCCCTTGATCCCCAGGATGGAGGTCATAGGTACTTCCACTCGCTTGACCTGCTTCAGGTATAGCTGTAGGACTACCTTCTCGTTGTTCTCAAACTGTGGGTACGTCTTATGTGCCCACGCCTGCACGTCTTCCTTTTTGACGCCTGCCTTTTGGTATATGTCCACGGTTTCACCTCTGTCATCACTTAGTAATAGATGACTGTAACTCCTGGATGACTCCGATCCACTTAAGGTCGAAGTTAACTTGCTCGGTGACCTCCTCTATCCTCTTCGCCGTTGAAGACAGATCCAATGCCGAGTCTGATCCCTCTAGCTTAATATAGTTTAAGTACTGTTGTGCCTGCTGCAGTTCCCCTTGCCGTAGGACTGCGTCGAAAGTAAACAGGCGCATGAGACGATCTAAATCATCGGCTGTAACCTGTTGTGATAATAAGACTGTCTCGCCCGGCATTCTTATTTCTCCATCATGTCCATTGCCATGCCCATGGCTTCTACATAGTCTAAGAACACGCGGATGGCATCCCTCTTGGTCTGGGCCTCGGTCAATTTACCTTGTGCTATGGCTATGTCTCCGGCAGGCGCACCTTCTTGAGCTCGTAGACAGTCTAGCTCCCCGCCTAATAGGGCAGTCCTCGTTTGTAGCGCATGATGTTCTCGGCGCAGTACGTCGAGCACATGTGGCCGAGCCTCCAATATATTCACGTCTGGCACCTCTTACACCTCTTCACTCTTTAATTGGTATATAAATGTCGTCGTATTTCATTCGAGATTGTCGTACTTAACTTGATAGTTGATGGAGGGGTAGAACTCACAGAATCTCTGTTTTGTTGGATCATACGGGCATAGGTCCATACCCTGTACATTCATGCAGGTGTAGCAAGCCATTCCGGTACGGACCATGTGTGTGATCTGCTGCCTCGTTATGCCCGCCTTGTAGTCTTTAGCATTTTGGGCGAAGACCGCATCTATACTATCCGGTGAGTACCCGGACCTTAATAGAAAGGCTACCATGTGCAGGCGTTGCCGGTGATCTAGTTCGCCTGTCTCCTGCAACTCACTCAACGCATTCGTTATACAAGCAGGCCATAGCTGGTTATATATACGCTGAGTTGGTGCTGGCCGTGGAGCCACCCTGTCGAACTCCTTAAGTATATTCGGTAAATCCGGGTTTTCTGCCAGATCGCACTCCTGATAGAACGGGCAGATAGACTGTTGTAATGTAAACCCTGGGTTGACTGGGACGCACCATAGCAATGTCTTCGAGTGCCTGGTGTATGGTGTTCTCGCCATCTGCCTGGGCCCGGACATTACATTGGCGTCTATCACTTGTGGTAAAGACTTGATGAACATTCCAACAGCCGTACCAGGTGATGATAGCTTTACGGGGGGCATGTCTAAGTAGTAGTGAAACCCGCGTCGGCCACTGAAGTACTTACGGTAGTCGATATGCCGGTCGCGTAAATGCGATTCAAGTATGCAGGCCCTGCGGTTAGCCTCACCGAAGTCGGAAGCGTCTATTTCAACGAAGATAGTGTCGACCAGCTTACTGTCTATCTGCCTGTCACAATAGACCGAAGTAAAGCAGTCTACTCTATTCCTGTTCCGGATCATAAAGTCCAGGTACTGCTCCTTGGACGTCGCCCTCGATCGGGGTTTCTGTATATCCCTCGGGAACTGCTCCGGTATCGTCTGGAACCGCAGGTGGCTCTCTAATGCTCTCGCTACTGACTCCGTCATAGTCAACACTTCCGAATGATAACAAAGTTGTTTGGTTACGGTCAACCCCGGGTGTAATCCCTTTGAGCGGTCGACCAAGAAGTCGTTCGATCATGTCCAATAGTTTCTGAGC from Dehalococcoidales bacterium encodes the following:
- a CDS encoding AAA family ATPase; amino-acid sequence: MEKLDVLRSKPLLIEELRKIASYEAKEQARVDKSSFGGGYRVSWQLLDVPTEYHPVKQLVLEGFVKKVGRKSYQLIDPEETQSLLKRLDEERSTSEQTMNALLSGNNLKGLFNSIVGYDDLKGLFIRSLSASKPVHILMIGPPGTAKSLFLLALETLGATVITAGSATKAGIREVLTETPRILIIDELDKINSSKELSALLTWMESGKVHVTQHSLTQTFSGMGWVFAAANTTRGLPKELLDRFMPVHLTAYTPQQFVHVVTHYLKSTGVEPELAAYIATSVQRYSNSVREAVRVARLCESKADVDATIQIIRKYQPRAGTGQG
- a CDS encoding Dna2/Cas4 domain-containing protein; the protein is MAYCSDACHIGEEAVYEAFFRAWHHEDRSGEVHVTDLVGYCLRQSYLQKYHPELFKPETVFRMLTGTLLHTIPLFPHLPNSHEIKVDGLGVKGTIDEFANGIIYDKKMSFTEHTGASDYVKKQLNFYAVLARQKGMDVKGAVVLYVNPSDGKIRSFDVKLGPEDIVMAELIDKATTMQQHISLDIPPPRTVGWWCKDCPAAVMCFVGGSTQPPLDPEDVA
- a CDS encoding ERCC4 domain-containing protein, with amino-acid sequence MIIIDINEATNHADLAPRLEEAEIEVEVRALGAGDFIVVGPEQKLLIERKTAKNFVTSLESKQLFAQLEKMKASEDVRPRVLIEGALSGALEDTSIPLQALLGTVGSVIDSWGVPVYWTDSWSETIAMLKQLHRAVNRDNKKVEFTLRVHKKNRDPEETVRYVLEGLDGIGPKLSGMLLERFGSLRGILDAPISQLRQVPGIGKSTATKIYEVLHYGETGCTEVKAPANRRAP